One segment of Variovorax sp. PAMC28562 DNA contains the following:
- a CDS encoding EAL and HDOD domain-containing protein — translation MFTTTASAPRAAANSQPMPLMQQDDFVPVPAPPRARRMLVDEKRVVSGYQLVPSKAPPQTAGACFDDAGTAKSAESATRLAKPTFIRCTCRDLMNGQLDKLDPKTVVLEIRDGADSDPGGPEGGGGLDEAVLKEARAKGFKLAFDARLLKKEYAGFVALASYIILEMGVMELDRAAALARGIRSSTRAVPMAAQVRTSAEYETLADAGVQMFEGHWYAQPPVRTDKSIQLSYAGLIKLLNMVMREADSTEIEELLKHEPTLAYKLLRHINSVGFGSNIEITSFRHAVLTVGLKKLFRWTALLITNTPPGSVAPAAGTRAIVRGRLMELLALETMPTADADLAFVTGMFSMLDVLLGMPLEDALALVNLPKAITDAILSGDGPFAQYLAIAKACEHTDEALLEILSVRNRIASSHMIDTHLQALAWAEQFGH, via the coding sequence ATGTTCACCACCACTGCCAGCGCACCGCGCGCCGCTGCAAACAGCCAGCCGATGCCGCTGATGCAGCAAGACGACTTCGTCCCTGTGCCCGCACCGCCCCGGGCGCGGCGCATGCTCGTGGACGAGAAGCGCGTGGTCAGTGGCTATCAGCTGGTCCCTTCCAAGGCGCCGCCGCAGACTGCGGGTGCATGCTTCGACGATGCGGGCACTGCCAAATCGGCCGAGAGTGCGACGCGACTCGCCAAGCCGACCTTCATCCGCTGCACCTGCCGCGACCTCATGAACGGACAGCTCGACAAGCTCGACCCGAAAACCGTGGTGCTCGAAATCCGCGACGGTGCCGACAGCGACCCCGGTGGCCCTGAAGGCGGCGGCGGGCTCGACGAAGCCGTGCTCAAGGAGGCCCGGGCCAAGGGCTTCAAGCTGGCGTTCGATGCGCGCCTGTTGAAGAAGGAGTACGCGGGATTCGTCGCCCTGGCCTCCTACATCATTCTCGAAATGGGTGTCATGGAGCTGGACCGTGCCGCGGCGCTGGCACGCGGCATCCGCTCCAGCACCAGGGCGGTGCCGATGGCCGCCCAGGTACGCACTTCGGCTGAATACGAAACGCTGGCCGACGCCGGCGTGCAGATGTTCGAAGGCCACTGGTACGCGCAGCCACCCGTCAGAACCGACAAGTCGATCCAGCTGTCGTACGCCGGCCTGATCAAGCTGTTGAACATGGTGATGCGCGAAGCCGACTCCACGGAAATCGAAGAGCTGCTCAAGCACGAGCCGACGCTGGCGTACAAGCTCTTGCGGCACATCAACTCGGTCGGCTTCGGCTCCAACATCGAGATCACCTCGTTCCGGCACGCAGTGCTGACGGTCGGCCTGAAGAAGCTGTTTCGCTGGACGGCGCTGCTCATCACCAACACGCCGCCGGGCAGCGTGGCGCCGGCTGCGGGCACCCGGGCCATCGTTCGCGGAAGGCTGATGGAACTGCTGGCGCTCGAAACGATGCCCACGGCCGACGCCGACCTGGCCTTCGTCACCGGCATGTTCTCGATGCTCGATGTGTTGCTCGGTATGCCGCTCGAGGACGCGCTGGCGTTGGTGAATCTGCCGAAGGCCATCACCGATGCGATCCTGTCGGGCGACGGACCGTTCGCGCAATACCTGGCCATCGCCAAGGCCTGCGAGCACACCGACGAAGCGCTTCTGGAAATTCTTTCTGTGCGCAACCGCATCGCGTCCAGCCACATGATCGACACGCATCTACAGGCGCTTGCCTGGGCGGAGCAGTTCGGGCACTGA
- a CDS encoding ABC transporter substrate-binding protein — MAITVATVPSLKKFARSLMAAGVCVAAGTASIGAGAQTTIALGMSGWTGFAPLSLADKAGIFKKNGLDVELKMIPQKDRHLALASGAIQCAATTVETHVSWNANGVPITQIFQMDKSYGADGLAVRNDVKTFADLKGKAIGVDAPGTAPYFGLAWMLNKNGMTLKDVKVVTLAPQASAQAFVAGQNDAAMTYEPYLSTVRANPAAGKILATTLDYPMVMDTVGCAPTWLKTNAKAAQALTDSYFEALEMIKADPAKANEIMGSAVKQDGAAFAKSSAYLRWQDKAANQKFFAGELTQFMKESVPILLEAGVIRKAPDDLAVTFDASYIK, encoded by the coding sequence ATGGCCATCACAGTTGCTACCGTTCCCAGCCTCAAGAAATTCGCCCGCTCGCTGATGGCGGCCGGTGTTTGCGTCGCAGCCGGAACGGCGTCGATCGGCGCCGGTGCGCAGACCACCATCGCGCTCGGCATGTCGGGCTGGACCGGCTTCGCGCCGCTGTCGCTGGCCGACAAGGCCGGCATCTTCAAGAAGAACGGCCTGGACGTCGAACTCAAGATGATTCCGCAAAAAGACCGCCACCTGGCGCTGGCGTCCGGCGCGATCCAGTGCGCGGCCACCACGGTCGAAACACACGTGTCGTGGAACGCGAACGGCGTGCCGATCACCCAGATCTTCCAGATGGACAAGTCCTATGGCGCCGACGGCCTGGCCGTGCGCAACGACGTCAAGACCTTCGCCGACCTGAAGGGCAAGGCCATCGGTGTCGATGCACCCGGCACCGCGCCTTACTTCGGCCTGGCCTGGATGCTCAACAAGAACGGCATGACCCTGAAAGACGTCAAGGTCGTGACGCTGGCACCGCAGGCTTCGGCGCAGGCTTTCGTCGCCGGCCAGAACGATGCCGCGATGACGTACGAGCCGTATCTGTCGACCGTGCGTGCCAACCCCGCCGCCGGCAAGATCCTGGCGACCACGCTCGACTATCCGATGGTGATGGACACGGTTGGCTGCGCGCCGACCTGGCTCAAAACCAACGCCAAGGCGGCGCAGGCGCTGACCGACTCGTACTTCGAAGCGCTTGAAATGATCAAGGCCGACCCGGCCAAAGCCAACGAGATCATGGGCTCCGCGGTCAAGCAAGACGGCGCAGCCTTCGCCAAGTCGTCGGCCTACCTGCGCTGGCAAGACAAGGCCGCCAACCAGAAGTTCTTTGCGGGTGAGCTCACGCAGTTCATGAAAGAGTCGGTGCCGATCCTGCTCGAAGCCGGCGTGATTCGCAAAGCGCCGGACGATCTGGCCGTGACCTTCGACGCAAGCTACATCAAGTGA
- a CDS encoding ABC transporter permease — MAPLEPVGARGRWVLGIGFFVLFVCAWSFFTLGGFVSPTFLASPPTMVKEAYLLFVEYGFIRDIGMTVWRVFGGFVLAAIVAVPLGIAMGAYKPIEALLEPFVSFCRYLPASAFIPLLILWAGIGEAQKLLVIFIGSVFQIILMVAVIVGGARRDLVEAAYTLGADSNGIVKRVLIPGAAPGIAETLRLVLGWAWTYVIVAELIGSSSGIGHMITDSQALLNTGQIIFGIIVIGIIGLVSDFAFKALNRRLFAWSAL; from the coding sequence ATGGCGCCGCTGGAGCCGGTGGGGGCGCGCGGTCGATGGGTGCTCGGCATCGGCTTCTTCGTGCTTTTCGTTTGCGCGTGGAGCTTTTTCACGCTGGGCGGCTTCGTCTCGCCGACTTTCCTGGCGAGCCCGCCGACGATGGTCAAAGAGGCGTACCTGCTCTTCGTGGAGTACGGCTTCATCCGCGACATCGGCATGACGGTGTGGCGCGTGTTCGGCGGCTTCGTGCTGGCCGCGATCGTCGCGGTGCCGCTCGGCATCGCGATGGGTGCGTACAAGCCGATCGAAGCTCTTCTCGAGCCCTTCGTATCGTTCTGCCGCTACCTGCCGGCCTCCGCTTTCATTCCGTTGCTGATTCTCTGGGCCGGTATCGGCGAAGCGCAGAAGCTGCTGGTCATCTTCATCGGCTCGGTGTTCCAGATCATCCTCATGGTCGCGGTCATCGTCGGCGGTGCGCGGCGCGATCTGGTCGAGGCGGCCTACACGCTCGGCGCCGACAGCAACGGCATCGTCAAGCGGGTGCTCATTCCGGGCGCGGCGCCGGGCATCGCGGAGACGCTGCGGCTGGTGCTGGGCTGGGCCTGGACCTACGTGATCGTGGCCGAACTCATCGGCTCGTCGTCGGGCATCGGCCACATGATCACCGACAGCCAGGCGCTGCTCAACACCGGGCAAATCATCTTCGGGATCATCGTCATCGGCATCATCGGGCTGGTGTCGGACTTCGCGTTCAAGGCCCTCAACCGCCGCCTCTTCGCGTGGAGTGCCCTCTGA
- a CDS encoding ABC transporter ATP-binding protein has translation MSQLSIQAVTRVFEDTKGQRTQALQPIDFEVKENDFVTILGPSGCGKSTLLRIVAGLGRPTSGQVLLNGQKVIGPGADRGMVFQSYTLFPWLDVEQNIRFGLRERGMPEAQQKERAAYFIAKVGLRGFEKHFPKQLSGGMQQRTAIARALANDPQILLMDEPFGALDNQTRVLMQELLLGIWEAERKTVLFVTHDIDEAIFMANRVAVFSARPGRIKAELAVDLPHPRHYTVKTTPEFMALKARLTEEIRAESMASVEH, from the coding sequence ATGAGCCAGCTTTCCATCCAGGCGGTCACTCGCGTTTTCGAAGACACCAAAGGCCAGCGCACGCAGGCGCTGCAACCGATCGATTTCGAGGTCAAGGAGAACGACTTCGTCACCATCCTCGGCCCCTCGGGCTGCGGCAAGTCGACACTGTTGCGCATCGTCGCGGGACTCGGTCGTCCGACCAGTGGCCAGGTGCTGCTCAACGGTCAGAAAGTCATCGGGCCTGGCGCCGACCGCGGCATGGTGTTCCAGAGCTACACGCTCTTTCCGTGGCTCGATGTCGAGCAGAACATCCGCTTCGGCCTGCGGGAGCGCGGCATGCCCGAGGCACAGCAGAAAGAACGCGCCGCCTACTTCATCGCCAAGGTCGGCCTGCGCGGCTTCGAGAAGCATTTCCCAAAGCAGCTTTCAGGCGGCATGCAGCAACGCACAGCCATCGCGCGTGCGCTCGCCAACGACCCCCAGATCCTGCTCATGGACGAGCCCTTCGGCGCGCTGGACAACCAGACGCGCGTGCTGATGCAGGAGCTGTTGCTCGGCATCTGGGAGGCCGAGCGCAAGACGGTGCTCTTCGTGACGCACGACATCGACGAGGCCATCTTCATGGCGAATCGCGTGGCCGTGTTCAGCGCGCGACCAGGGCGCATCAAGGCCGAGCTGGCTGTCGATTTGCCGCACCCGCGCCACTACACCGTCAAGACCACGCCCGAGTTCATGGCCTTGAAGGCGCGGCTGACCGAAGAGATCCGCGCCGAGTCCATGGCGTCCGTCGAGCACTGA
- the hutC gene encoding histidine utilization repressor translates to MKRDLPSLALYEQVKEHIVRKIQDGSWPAGHRLPSEHELVVQFGISRMTANRALRELVTQGRVVRVAGVGSFVAENKPQSTLLQIANIASEIRARGHDYGYQLIAAERIASPADVSAWLDLRSGESVFHSVCLHLENGVPVQLEDRYVNPRVVPDYLDLDLSNLQPSEYLVRNVPFDQIEHLVDAVLPTAEQAVRLAMPAAEPCLLLTRRTWTRTVPVTLVRCLHPASRYRLGSRFSADGNPRSG, encoded by the coding sequence ATGAAGCGCGACCTGCCGTCCCTCGCCCTCTACGAGCAGGTCAAGGAGCACATCGTCCGCAAGATCCAGGACGGCTCGTGGCCCGCGGGGCACCGGCTGCCTTCGGAGCACGAGTTGGTCGTGCAGTTCGGCATTTCGCGCATGACCGCCAACCGCGCGTTGCGCGAGCTGGTGACTCAGGGACGCGTGGTGCGCGTGGCAGGCGTCGGCAGTTTCGTCGCCGAGAACAAGCCGCAATCGACATTGCTGCAGATCGCCAACATCGCCAGCGAAATCCGCGCGCGCGGCCACGACTATGGCTATCAGCTCATTGCCGCGGAGCGCATCGCGTCGCCCGCCGATGTGTCGGCCTGGCTCGACCTGCGCTCGGGCGAGTCGGTGTTTCACAGCGTCTGCCTGCACCTCGAAAACGGCGTGCCCGTGCAGCTCGAAGACCGCTACGTCAACCCGCGTGTGGTGCCCGACTACCTCGACCTGGACCTTTCCAACCTGCAGCCCAGCGAATACCTCGTGCGCAACGTGCCGTTCGACCAGATCGAGCATCTGGTCGACGCGGTGCTGCCCACCGCCGAGCAGGCGGTACGGCTCGCGATGCCCGCGGCCGAGCCTTGTTTGTTGCTCACGCGTCGCACCTGGACGCGTACGGTGCCGGTCACGCTGGTGCGCTGCCTGCACCCGGCGTCGCGCTATCGGTTGGGCAGTCGTTTCAGTGCCGACGGCAACCCGCGTTCCGGATGA